One window of the Lysobacter sp. S4-A87 genome contains the following:
- a CDS encoding F0F1 ATP synthase subunit B has product MNLNMTFFGQMITFAILIWFTMKFIWPPLNKAIEERQHKIAEGLAAAEQSQKNLAQAQQSVDAELRTARTKANEIIEQAHQRANQIIDQAKNDAIAEATRQKAVADAEIAASANRAREELRKQVSTLAVTGAEKLLKREIDANAHKALLDELAAEI; this is encoded by the coding sequence ATGAATCTCAACATGACCTTCTTCGGCCAGATGATCACGTTCGCGATCCTCATCTGGTTCACGATGAAGTTCATTTGGCCGCCCCTCAACAAGGCGATCGAAGAACGTCAACACAAGATTGCCGAGGGTCTGGCCGCTGCAGAGCAGAGCCAGAAGAACCTCGCGCAGGCACAGCAGAGCGTCGACGCCGAGCTGCGCACCGCCCGTACCAAGGCCAATGAGATCATCGAGCAGGCGCACCAGCGCGCCAATCAGATCATCGACCAGGCCAAGAACGACGCGATCGCAGAAGCCACCCGCCAGAAGGCAGTGGCCGACGCCGAGATCGCAGCCAGCGCCAATCGCGCCCGTGAGGAGCTGCGCAAGCAGGTCTCCACGCTGGCCGTGACCGGTGCCGAGAAGCTGCTCAAGCGCGAAATCGATGCCAACGCCCACAAGGCGCTGCTCGACGAGCTGGCCGCAGAAATCTGA
- a CDS encoding dihydrolipoyllysine-residue acetyltransferase produces MADLKEARVPDIGDYDGVPVIELLVAVGDTVKVDQGLVTLESDKATLEVPAPFAGVVREIKVKIGDELSEGSVVALIEPAEAGAAAPAPAAEPAKPSPPPRAEPAAPSQQVKAAETGTRVEPVVVAAQADRIAQASIDAQRPGTDPEAMPPALSNPVSPPVTFGADELMPDKVPYASPAVRLYARELGVDLAHVAGSERGGRISKDDVAKFVKGVMQGGAAPAAAGAPVALGGGLNLLPWPKIDFSKFGETETKPLSRIQKLSGANLARNWAMIPHVTQHDDADITDLEELRVALNKENEKSGIKLTMLAFLMKASVAAMQKYPAFNASLDATGENLVMKKYFHIGFAADTPNGLVVPVVRDVDKKGVIQIAQETSELAKKARDGKLGPADMSGGCFSISSLGGIGGTKFTPIVNAPEVAILGVSKSAIRPVWDGKQFAPRLILPLSLSYDHRVIDGALAARFAAHLAQLLADMRRVLL; encoded by the coding sequence ATGGCTGACCTCAAAGAAGCGCGCGTTCCCGACATCGGGGACTACGATGGCGTGCCCGTGATCGAACTGCTGGTTGCCGTCGGCGACACAGTGAAAGTGGACCAGGGACTGGTCACGCTGGAGTCCGACAAGGCGACGCTGGAGGTGCCAGCGCCCTTTGCCGGTGTCGTGCGCGAGATCAAGGTCAAGATCGGCGACGAACTGTCCGAGGGCAGTGTCGTGGCGCTGATCGAGCCGGCCGAGGCAGGCGCGGCTGCACCGGCTCCGGCTGCGGAACCGGCCAAGCCTTCGCCGCCGCCGCGCGCCGAACCGGCCGCGCCGTCGCAGCAGGTCAAGGCCGCCGAGACCGGCACCAGGGTCGAACCGGTGGTCGTGGCGGCGCAGGCCGACCGCATCGCCCAGGCGTCGATCGATGCGCAGCGCCCGGGCACCGATCCGGAGGCCATGCCGCCGGCGCTGTCAAACCCGGTGTCCCCGCCGGTGACCTTTGGCGCGGATGAGCTGATGCCCGACAAGGTCCCCTATGCCAGCCCGGCGGTGCGCCTGTACGCACGCGAGCTGGGCGTCGACCTGGCGCACGTCGCCGGCAGCGAGCGCGGCGGTCGCATCAGCAAGGACGACGTGGCGAAGTTCGTCAAGGGCGTGATGCAGGGCGGCGCGGCACCGGCAGCTGCCGGCGCACCGGTCGCACTGGGTGGCGGACTCAACCTGCTGCCGTGGCCGAAGATCGACTTCAGCAAGTTCGGCGAGACCGAAACCAAGCCGCTGTCGCGCATCCAGAAGCTGTCGGGCGCGAACCTGGCGCGCAACTGGGCGATGATCCCGCACGTCACCCAGCACGACGACGCCGACATCACCGACCTGGAAGAGCTGCGTGTCGCGCTCAACAAGGAAAACGAGAAGAGCGGCATCAAGCTGACCATGCTCGCCTTCCTGATGAAGGCCTCGGTCGCGGCCATGCAGAAGTACCCGGCCTTCAACGCCTCGCTCGACGCGACCGGCGAGAACCTGGTGATGAAGAAGTACTTCCACATCGGCTTCGCCGCCGACACGCCCAACGGCCTGGTCGTTCCGGTCGTGCGCGATGTCGACAAGAAGGGCGTGATCCAGATCGCCCAGGAAACCTCCGAGCTGGCCAAGAAGGCCCGCGACGGCAAGCTCGGCCCGGCCGACATGAGCGGCGGCTGCTTCTCGATCAGCTCGCTGGGCGGCATCGGCGGCACGAAGTTCACGCCGATCGTCAACGCGCCGGAAGTGGCCATCCTCGGCGTGTCGAAGTCGGCGATCCGGCCGGTCTGGGATGGCAAGCAGTTCGCGCCGCGCCTGATCCTGCCGCTGTCGCTGAGCTACGACCACCGCGTCATCGACGGTGCCCTGGCCGCACGCTTCGCCGCCCACCTGGCGCAGCTGCTGGCCGACATGCGGCGCGTGCTCCTGTGA
- the atpE gene encoding F0F1 ATP synthase subunit C yields MEFIASVQGLTAIAIGMMVGLGAIGACLGIALMGSKFLESAARQPELVPMLQGRMFLLAGLIDAAFIIALAVGLLFAFGNPLLGALQTAAGA; encoded by the coding sequence ATGGAATTCATCGCCAGTGTGCAGGGCCTGACCGCTATCGCGATCGGCATGATGGTCGGCCTCGGCGCTATCGGCGCTTGCCTCGGCATCGCGCTGATGGGCTCGAAGTTCCTTGAGTCGGCTGCCCGTCAGCCGGAGCTGGTGCCGATGCTGCAGGGCCGTATGTTCCTGCTGGCCGGCCTGATCGACGCGGCGTTCATCATCGCGCTCGCCGTCGGCCTGCTGTTCGCTTTCGGCAACCCGCTGCTGGGCGCCCTGCAGACCGCCGCTGGCGCCTGA
- the atpB gene encoding F0F1 ATP synthase subunit A, protein MSEQTGSGGLNEYIQHHLQQNSVELFGGAFHIDTWAVSLVLGLIFIAWFGFFARKATSGVPSKGQAFVELILEFIDGQVKDSFHGDRRSLTPLALTIFMWVVMMNGMDLLPLDAPYTAIKLAAGAEAAHHTYFRWVPTADLNTTLAMSVVVFFLILWHSVKAKGGFGFGKELLTAPFHAHGTGTKIALAPANLGLNVIEYLVKPVSLAMRLFGNMYGGELVFMLIAGLLGGSLLMFVPGVLFNAAWALFHILIVLLQAFIFMILTVVYIAGAYESH, encoded by the coding sequence GTGAGTGAACAGACCGGTTCGGGCGGCCTGAACGAATACATCCAGCACCACCTCCAGCAGAACTCGGTCGAGTTGTTTGGCGGTGCGTTCCATATCGACACCTGGGCGGTGTCGTTGGTGCTGGGCTTGATCTTCATCGCCTGGTTCGGCTTCTTCGCTCGCAAGGCCACGTCCGGCGTGCCGAGCAAGGGCCAGGCCTTTGTCGAGCTGATCCTGGAGTTCATCGATGGCCAGGTGAAGGACAGCTTCCACGGCGACCGCCGTTCGCTGACCCCGCTGGCGCTGACCATCTTCATGTGGGTCGTGATGATGAACGGCATGGACCTGCTGCCGCTGGATGCGCCGTACACCGCGATCAAGCTCGCTGCCGGCGCCGAAGCCGCGCACCACACCTATTTCCGCTGGGTCCCGACCGCGGACCTCAACACCACGCTGGCCATGTCGGTCGTCGTGTTCTTCCTGATCCTGTGGCATTCGGTGAAGGCCAAGGGCGGCTTCGGCTTCGGCAAGGAGCTGCTGACCGCGCCGTTCCACGCGCACGGCACCGGCACCAAGATCGCGCTGGCACCGGCCAACCTCGGCCTCAACGTCATCGAGTACCTGGTCAAGCCGGTCAGCCTGGCCATGCGACTGTTCGGCAACATGTACGGCGGCGAGCTGGTGTTCATGCTCATCGCCGGCCTGCTCGGCGGCAGCTTGCTGATGTTCGTGCCGGGCGTGCTGTTCAACGCCGCATGGGCGCTGTTCCACATCCTGATCGTGCTGCTGCAGGCCTTCATCTTCATGATCCTCACCGTCGTCTACATCGCCGGCGCGTACGAGAGTCACTGA
- a CDS encoding DUF2061 domain-containing protein, whose translation MTKTLSFAAVHFTVAFMVGYLMTGSVWVGGALALVEPACNTVAFHFHEKIWKRIEQRRSGDRQDGPTAMTA comes from the coding sequence ATGACCAAGACCCTCAGCTTCGCCGCGGTCCACTTCACCGTCGCGTTCATGGTTGGCTATCTGATGACCGGAAGCGTCTGGGTCGGCGGCGCGCTCGCCCTGGTCGAGCCGGCCTGCAACACCGTCGCTTTCCATTTCCACGAGAAGATCTGGAAACGCATCGAACAGCGCCGGAGCGGTGATCGGCAAGACGGCCCCACGGCGATGACGGCCTGA
- the lpdA gene encoding dihydrolipoyl dehydrogenase, producing the protein MATIEVKVPDIGDYDGVPVIELLVAVGDTVKKDQGLVTLESDKATMEVPSSADGVLKELKVKVGDKVAEGAVIAILESAGATGEKAPAAAPAPAAAPAPAAAAGAAPAPAGRAPAPKAASASGRKADIECRMVVLGSGPGGYTAAFRAADLGLDTVLIERYASLGGVCLNVGCIPSKALLHAAALIEEAAHSSDIGIDFGKPKIDIDKLRDFKQNKVVSQFTKGLAGMAKQRKVRTVQGVGRFVSPNELEITSDDGKTQLLRFEQCIIAAGSQAVKLPNFPWDDPRVMDSTDALDLVDVPKKLLVVGGGIIGLEMATVYKALGSEVTVVEFMDQLMPGTDKDLVRPLADRLKKQGVAIHLKAKATTVEASKQGITVSFEGDAAPAPMTFDRVLVAVGRSPNGGKIDADKAGVQVTDRGFIPVDRQMRTNVPHIFAIGDLVGQPMLAHKATHEGKLAAEVAAGEKREWVARVIPSVAYTDPEIAWVGVTETEAKAKGLSIGVGKFPWAASARAVGIGRSEGFTKLIFDEKTHRVIGGGIVGVHAGDLITEVALAIEMGAEASDIGHTIHPHPTLSESVGMAAEVYEGTITDLYIPKKK; encoded by the coding sequence ATGGCGACCATTGAAGTCAAGGTGCCGGACATCGGCGATTACGACGGCGTGCCGGTGATCGAATTGCTGGTTGCCGTAGGCGATACCGTCAAGAAGGACCAGGGCCTGGTCACGCTGGAATCGGACAAGGCGACGATGGAAGTGCCGTCGTCGGCCGACGGCGTGCTCAAGGAACTCAAGGTCAAGGTCGGCGACAAGGTGGCAGAGGGTGCGGTGATCGCGATCCTCGAAAGCGCCGGCGCGACCGGAGAAAAGGCACCCGCCGCAGCGCCTGCACCGGCGGCAGCCCCGGCGCCCGCTGCGGCCGCCGGAGCTGCGCCCGCGCCTGCGGGCCGTGCGCCCGCACCCAAGGCAGCATCCGCCAGCGGCCGCAAGGCCGACATCGAATGCCGCATGGTCGTGCTCGGCTCCGGCCCGGGTGGCTACACCGCCGCGTTCCGCGCCGCAGATCTCGGCCTCGACACGGTGCTGATCGAGCGCTACGCCTCGCTCGGCGGCGTTTGCCTCAATGTCGGCTGCATCCCGTCGAAGGCGCTGCTGCATGCTGCCGCGCTGATCGAGGAAGCCGCGCATTCGTCCGATATCGGCATCGACTTCGGCAAGCCGAAGATCGACATCGACAAGCTGCGCGACTTCAAGCAGAACAAGGTCGTCTCGCAGTTCACCAAGGGCCTGGCCGGCATGGCCAAGCAGCGCAAGGTGCGCACGGTGCAGGGCGTGGGCAGGTTCGTCTCGCCCAACGAACTGGAAATCACGAGCGACGACGGCAAGACCCAGCTGTTGCGCTTCGAGCAGTGCATCATCGCCGCCGGTTCGCAGGCGGTGAAGCTGCCGAACTTCCCGTGGGACGATCCGCGCGTGATGGACTCCACCGACGCGCTGGACCTGGTCGACGTGCCGAAGAAGTTGCTGGTGGTTGGCGGCGGCATCATCGGCCTGGAAATGGCCACGGTGTACAAGGCGCTCGGCAGCGAAGTGACCGTGGTCGAGTTCATGGACCAGCTGATGCCGGGCACCGACAAGGACCTGGTCAGGCCGCTGGCCGATCGCCTGAAGAAGCAGGGCGTGGCCATCCACCTCAAGGCCAAGGCAACCACCGTCGAAGCGTCCAAGCAGGGCATCACCGTGTCGTTCGAAGGCGACGCCGCACCGGCGCCGATGACCTTCGACCGCGTGCTCGTGGCGGTGGGTCGTTCGCCCAATGGCGGCAAGATCGACGCCGACAAGGCCGGCGTGCAGGTCACTGACCGCGGTTTCATACCGGTCGACCGGCAGATGCGCACCAACGTCCCGCACATCTTCGCCATCGGCGACCTCGTCGGCCAGCCGATGCTGGCGCACAAGGCCACGCACGAAGGCAAGCTGGCAGCCGAAGTGGCCGCCGGCGAGAAGCGCGAGTGGGTGGCGCGGGTGATTCCGTCGGTGGCCTACACCGATCCGGAAATCGCCTGGGTTGGCGTGACCGAGACCGAGGCGAAGGCAAAGGGCCTGAGCATTGGCGTCGGCAAGTTCCCGTGGGCGGCTTCGGCGCGCGCGGTGGGCATCGGCCGCAGCGAAGGCTTCACCAAGCTGATCTTCGACGAGAAGACCCATCGCGTCATCGGTGGCGGAATCGTCGGCGTGCATGCCGGCGACCTGATCACCGAAGTGGCACTGGCGATCGAGATGGGCGCCGAAGCGTCCGACATCGGCCACACGATCCACCCGCATCCGACCTTGAGCGAATCGGTCGGCATGGCGGCGGAAGTGTACGAAGGCACGATCACCGACCTGTACATCCCCAAGAAGAAATAA